One genomic region from Camelina sativa cultivar DH55 unplaced genomic scaffold, Cs unpScaffold00639, whole genome shotgun sequence encodes:
- the LOC104773778 gene encoding E3 ubiquitin-protein ligase SINA-like 2 yields the protein MESVLESVIVPCRNAEHGCKEKFSYGKELVHEKECCVYMCYCPAPDCNYKGMHKNLYCHYYAKHEANCSRFTCGQYDAAWLRISKKILVLQEYEDGPLVVVHCFKAAHGVYVTVNCIY from the coding sequence ATGGAGAGTGTTTTGGAATCGGTCATTGTCCCATGCCGAAACGCTGAACATGGCTGCAAGGAGAAGTTCTCTTATGGCAAAGAATTAGTCCATGAGAAGGAGTGCTGTGTTTATATGTGCTATTGCCCTGCACCAGATTGCAACTACAAGGGCATGCACAAGAATCTCTACTGTCATTACTATGCTAAACACGAGGCTAATTGCTCAAGGTTCACGTGTGGCCAGTACGATGCCGCATGGTTACGCATCAGTAAGAAGATATTAGTCCTTCAGGAATATGAAGATGGTCCATTGGTTGTTGTTCATTGCTTCAAGGCGGCACATGGTGTGTATGTGACTGTCAACTGTATATATTAG
- the LOC104773777 gene encoding E3 ubiquitin-protein ligase SINA-like 2: protein MDNAGGTSSGDVMAQHGILFELDLLDCPICCLPLTSPIFQCENGHIQCYRCYKRLMRYKCPSCSLPVGNIRSRLVERIVEAVNISCPNARLGCTKKWSYSKDGRESSHQKECSFTLCYCPDPNCYYTGAYKDLAAHFIAKHKANYSKFRSGQTDDAWLRITEKVLVLQENEDGPLVVVQCLKGAHGLYVTVNCIAPPTPGVGEFSYRLLFRSGIHDVAYRSNEMTRIQKLSFETP, encoded by the exons ATGGATAACGCTGGAGGAACTTCAAGTGGTGACGTGATGGCACAACATGGGATACTATTCGAACTTGATCTGCTGGACTGCCCAATCTGTTGCCTGCCACTGACGAGTCCTATCTTTCag TGTGAAAATGGACACATACAATGCTACAGGTGCTATAAGAGACTGATGAGGTATAAGTGCCCTTCCTGCTCTTTGCCGGTCGGTAACATTCGATCAAGACTCGTGGAGAGGATCGTTGAAGCTGTTAATATCTCTTGCCCTAATGCTAGACTTGGCTGCACCAAGAAGTGGTCTTATAGCAAAGACGGCAGAGAATCATCCCATCAGAAAGAATGCAGCTTCACTCTCTGCTACTGCCCTGACCCAAACTGCTATTACACCGGGGCTTACAAGGATCTCGCCGCTCATTTCATCGCCAAACACAAAGCTAATTACTCAAAGTTCAGGTCTGGCCAGACCGATGACGCATGGTTACGCATCACTGAGAAGGTATTAGTCCTTCAAGAAAATGAAGATGGTCCTTTGGTTGTTGTTCAGTGTTTGAAGGGAGCACATGGTTTGTACGTGACGGTGAACTGCATAGCACCTCCTACTCCAGGTGTTGGGGAGTTCTCTTATCGTCTCCTCTTCCGGAGTGGAATTCATGATGTGGCGTATAGATCCAACGAGATGACCAGGATCCAGAAACTAAGCTTCGAAACACct